Sequence from the Caldisericia bacterium genome:
AAAAAGAAGGAGGATGAGAGTCGATGAAGATTTTAACATTCAAAAAAGGAGGGGTTCATCCTAATGAATCAAAATTTACTAAGGACAAGAAAATAGAAGAATTTTTTGATGTTGAAGAAGTTTTAATTCCTCTACATCAACACACAGGTGCACCAAATGAACCACTTGTTAAACAGGGTGATTATGTAAAAATAGGTCAAAAAATAGGAGAGACACATGCAAAAGTTTATGCACCTGTTCACTCTTCTATTTCAGGGGAAGTTAAAGGTATTGAAAATGTTGTTCTTCCTACTGGAAGAACATCTCTAGCGGTTAGAATAAAAAATGATGGTAAAAATGAAGTTTTTTATGAACCAAGAAATCTCTCACAAGTTGAAAACCTTACCAAAGAGGAGTTATTGAATATTATCAAAGATTCTGGGATTGTTGGTATGGGTGGTGCTGCTTTTCCAACTCATATTAAACTTTCACCTCCTCCAGATAAAAAAATTGAATATTTAATAATAAATGGTGCAGAATGTGAGCCATTTTTAACATGTGACTATCGGTTAATGATAGAAGAGAGTGAGGGTATAGTAAAAGGAATTGAAATTTTAAATAGAATTCTTAATCCAAATAAAATATTTATAGGAATTGAAGATAATAAGATTCAAGCAGCAAAAGAACTCGAAAAGTTTATTAAATCATCCTCCATTAATAATTTAACTGAAATAATCATATTAAAGACGAAATATCCACAAGGCTCTGAAAAACATCTCATTAAAGCAATAACAGGAAGAGAAGTTCCATCTGGAGGGTTACCTTTTGATGTAGGGTGTATTGTTCAAAATGTACAAACTGTTTTTGCTATTAAAGAGGCAATTTATGATGGAAAACCTTCTATTGAGAGAGTGTTAACAATAAGTGGCTCAGG
This genomic interval carries:
- the rsxC gene encoding electron transport complex subunit RsxC, which translates into the protein MKILTFKKGGVHPNESKFTKDKKIEEFFDVEEVLIPLHQHTGAPNEPLVKQGDYVKIGQKIGETHAKVYAPVHSSISGEVKGIENVVLPTGRTSLAVRIKNDGKNEVFYEPRNLSQVENLTKEELLNIIKDSGIVGMGGAAFPTHIKLSPPPDKKIEYLIINGAECEPFLTCDYRLMIEESEGIVKGIEILNRILNPNKIFIGIEDNKIQAAKELEKFIKSSSINNLTEIIILKTKYPQGSEKHLIKAITGREVPSGGLPFDVGCIVQNVQTVFAIKEAIYDGKPSIERVLTISGSGIKETKNLRVKIGTIAEDIIKYCGGFNGNLKKIIFGGPMMGFSSYTLNIPVTKGTSGILLFTDKEVKEYEEYPCIRCGRCADACPMSLMPMLIDAYSRIEVFEKAKYYGALDCIECGACAYVCPSKRHLVQSIRFAKSELLKKR